One part of the Haliaeetus albicilla chromosome 9, bHalAlb1.1, whole genome shotgun sequence genome encodes these proteins:
- the PSPH gene encoding phosphoserine phosphatase translates to MAQDRVQYCHSEKDFILSPHSKKVPKRMASLLELKEIFRNADAVCFDVDSTVIREEGIDELAKFCGVGDAVAEMTRRAMGGTVTFKAALTARLGLIRPSYEQVQKLISDNPPQLTPGIRELVSRLQQRGVQVFLVSGGFQSIVEHVALQLNIPTANVFANRLKFYFNGEYAGFDETQPTAESGGKGKVITHLKEQFHFKKVVMIGDGATDMEACPPADCFIGFGGNVIRKQVKEKAKWYITHFDELLKELEER, encoded by the exons ATGGCTCAAGACAGAGTGCAGTACTGTCATTCAGAGAAAGACTTTATCTTGTCCCCTCACAGTAAGAAGGTTCCTAAAAGGATGGCATCCCTCTTGGAGCTGAAAGAAATCTTCCGCAATGCTGATGCAGTATGCTTTGATGTGGACAGTACAGTCATCAGGGAAGAAGGCATTGATGAGCTTGCGAAGTTCTGTGGAGTTGGAGATGCTGTCGCAGAGAT GACCCGCAGAGCTATGGGTGGCACTGTGACATTCAAAGCAGCTTTAACAGCACGACTAGGTCTCATACGTCCCTCCTATGAGCAAGTGCAGAAATTAATATCCGACAATCCACCTCAGCTAACACCAGGAATAAG GGAGCTGGTGAGCAGGCTTCAACAACGAGGGGTCCAGGTCTTCTTGGTCTCTGGGGGGTTTCAGAGCATTGTGGAGCACGTGGCCTTGCAGCTGAACATTCCAACAGCAAATGTCTTTGCCAACAGGCTGAAGTTTTACTTTAATG GAGAATATGCAGGATTTGATGAAACACAACCAACAGCTGAATcaggggggaaaggaaaggttaTTACTCATCTGAAGGAACAGTTCCACTTTAAGAAAGTAGTTATGATTGGAGATGGAGCTACAGACATGGAAGCCTGTCCCCCTGCT GACTGCTTCATTGGATTTGGAGGAAATGTAATCAGAAAGCAAGTAAAGGAGAAAGCTAAATGGTACATTACTCACTTTGACGAGCTGCTAAAGGAACTGGAAGAACGATAA